Proteins found in one uncultured Desulfuromonas sp. genomic segment:
- a CDS encoding TrkA family potassium uptake protein: protein MRIVFVGAGELTVETAALLIARKHEVVIIEEDKERIEELTETLDCSFLHGDGSRPNILSEAGPEHADYLFCLTENDQYNIIAALVGRSLGYGHVVIQIHNVDYLNICRELRLEHTVTPSKTISRYLADTVSGVDVVELSSMIKYEARCMMVQITEHTKGKIADFALPKEARIIGIYRDDQFLIADPEVTLKDKDEALILTHSKHLAELTEQFSEKPEEPKES from the coding sequence ATGCGAATCGTCTTTGTCGGTGCCGGAGAACTCACCGTGGAAACCGCCGCATTGCTCATTGCACGCAAACATGAGGTGGTCATTATTGAAGAGGACAAGGAACGCATTGAGGAGTTGACGGAAACTCTGGACTGCAGCTTTCTCCACGGCGACGGCAGTCGTCCCAACATTCTCAGCGAAGCCGGACCGGAGCATGCCGACTACCTGTTCTGCCTGACGGAGAACGACCAGTACAACATCATTGCCGCGCTGGTGGGGCGCTCGCTGGGCTACGGTCACGTGGTGATACAGATTCACAATGTCGACTATCTCAACATCTGCCGCGAGCTGCGCCTGGAACACACGGTCACACCGTCCAAAACCATCAGCCGCTATCTGGCCGATACCGTGTCCGGCGTCGATGTCGTCGAGCTATCGTCGATGATCAAATACGAAGCCCGCTGCATGATGGTGCAGATTACAGAACACACTAAAGGCAAGATCGCCGATTTTGCCCTGCCCAAAGAGGCACGCATCATCGGTATTTACCGCGACGACCAGTTTCTGATTGCCGACCCGGAAGTGACCCTCAAAGACAAGGACGAGGCGCTGATCCTCACCCACAGCAAACATCTGGCGGAACTGACGGAACAGTTTTCTGAAAAACCGGAAGAACCGAAAGAGTCGTAA
- a CDS encoding arsenate reductase ArsC: MSDKLQLLFLCTGNSCRSQMAEGWTRHLKGDVIDVYSAGIETHGLNPNAVKVMAEAGVDISGHRSQHIDEFKEIAIDVVVTVCGHAHETCPYFPANCKVVHVGFDDPPQMARELAEQGATEEQQLDCYRAVRDQIKAFVETLPGSIME, from the coding sequence ATGTCCGATAAATTGCAGCTGTTATTTCTCTGTACCGGCAATTCCTGCCGCAGTCAGATGGCCGAAGGCTGGACCCGCCATCTCAAAGGCGATGTGATTGACGTCTACTCCGCCGGGATTGAAACCCACGGCCTCAACCCCAACGCCGTTAAAGTGATGGCTGAAGCCGGTGTGGATATTTCCGGCCACCGCTCCCAGCATATCGATGAATTCAAAGAGATCGCCATTGATGTCGTGGTCACCGTGTGCGGTCATGCTCACGAAACGTGCCCCTACTTTCCCGCCAACTGCAAAGTGGTCCATGTCGGTTTTGACGATCCGCCGCAGATGGCCAGAGAGTTGGCCGAACAAGGCGCCACGGAAGAACAGCAGCTCGACTGCTACCGTGCCGTGCGCGATCAGATCAAAGCGTTTGTCGAAACCCTGCCGGGATCCATCATGGAGTAA
- a CDS encoding potassium transporter TrkG, whose amino-acid sequence MSQPGSELFFAVRPKLIGHYFGQFCLIMAALNLVTLVVSLLTAPDWRISLSYALIILGLLLAWLVLKRLRVSQRMQMNEAMVLAALVFLVVPFIMTIPLLVSDIPFMDALFETVSAVTTTGLSTLPGMEGKPLIFTFSRAWMQWYGGLGIVVFSLALVVRPGLSALRLAAMDEPDDLVGGTRAHARRVVIVYGVLTLSGILLWLVLGGSLRDGVLYILSAVSTGGFAPTSGSFADLPHVRLAWVVTLVTLAGSLPLALYHQTWRNGLRPLLDNVEIRLLATLLLVFTALVTVSMWSDGTPWSTALHHASLMVCSAQTTAGFSSLDPATLDPGSKLLLILSMLVGGGVGSTAGGFKLLRLLVLLTLIRHFVRTMSVPPNTVLRQKIGKKILEQDDVQDALMIILLFIGAVLLSWLPFVAYGYDPLNALFDVVSATATVGLSTGIIGAELPNPLKGILCVDMFLGRLECVAWLIFFYHRTWFGRKREN is encoded by the coding sequence ATGTCCCAGCCCGGCAGCGAACTGTTTTTTGCGGTACGCCCCAAACTGATCGGTCATTATTTCGGTCAGTTCTGCTTGATTATGGCTGCCCTTAACCTGGTCACGCTGGTCGTCTCGCTGTTGACCGCCCCGGATTGGCGCATCTCGCTGAGCTATGCCCTGATCATTCTCGGTCTGCTGCTGGCCTGGCTTGTATTGAAACGGCTGCGCGTCTCGCAACGGATGCAGATGAACGAAGCCATGGTGCTGGCTGCGCTGGTGTTTCTGGTGGTGCCGTTTATCATGACCATCCCGCTGTTGGTATCCGACATCCCGTTTATGGACGCGTTGTTTGAAACCGTGTCCGCTGTTACGACCACCGGCCTCAGCACCCTGCCCGGCATGGAGGGCAAACCGCTGATTTTCACCTTTTCCCGCGCTTGGATGCAATGGTACGGCGGTTTGGGCATTGTGGTCTTCTCCCTGGCGCTGGTGGTACGCCCCGGCCTGTCCGCCCTGCGCCTGGCGGCCATGGATGAACCGGATGATCTGGTCGGCGGGACTCGTGCCCATGCCCGGCGGGTGGTGATTGTTTATGGTGTGCTGACTCTCTCAGGTATTCTCCTGTGGCTGGTGCTGGGCGGATCACTGCGCGACGGCGTGCTTTACATCCTCTCCGCCGTGTCGACCGGCGGCTTCGCCCCCACCTCGGGCAGCTTTGCCGACCTGCCTCATGTGCGGTTGGCATGGGTGGTCACATTGGTCACGCTGGCCGGTTCCCTGCCGCTGGCTCTGTATCATCAGACCTGGCGCAACGGCTTGCGACCATTGCTCGACAATGTGGAAATACGTTTACTGGCGACCTTGCTGCTGGTGTTCACGGCTCTGGTCACTGTGTCAATGTGGAGTGACGGCACACCCTGGTCCACCGCTCTGCATCATGCCTCGTTGATGGTGTGTTCCGCTCAGACAACGGCGGGATTTTCCAGCCTTGATCCGGCCACACTCGATCCCGGCTCCAAACTGCTGCTGATCCTGTCCATGCTTGTCGGCGGCGGTGTCGGTTCAACCGCCGGTGGCTTCAAACTGCTGCGGCTGCTGGTGCTATTGACCCTGATCCGCCATTTCGTTCGCACCATGAGTGTGCCACCCAATACGGTATTGCGGCAAAAAATCGGCAAGAAGATTCTGGAACAGGATGACGTGCAGGATGCGCTGATGATCATTCTGCTGTTTATCGGTGCCGTGCTGCTGTCGTGGCTGCCGTTTGTCGCCTACGGCTACGATCCGCTCAATGCCTTGTTTGATGTGGTATCAGCCACAGCTACCGTTGGCCTGTCCACCGGCATCATCGGGGCAGAGCTGCCCAACCCGCTCAAAGGGATTCTGTGTGTCGATATGTTCCTCGGCCGTCTGGAATGCGTGGCCTGGCTGATTTTCTTTTACCACCGGACCTGGTTCGGTAGAAAGCGAGAGAACTGA